GTTCATTCCTGGTGGTATATATTCTATAGGTTTTGACACAAGAATAAGTGTATAATggcatgtatccaccattatagtaaaGAGTGACTATTCCCTGCCCTAAAAATGCTCTGTGTTCGGCCTATTCATCCTCCTTTTCCCAGCACTTGGCCACCactgatcttttcactgtcttcACTGTTTGGCCTATTCCCTAGTGTCATATAGTCAGAGTCACACAGTGTGTAGCTCttttagattggcttctttcatggAGTAATACACTTAAGGGTCTTTCATGTCTTTCCATGGCTTcgtagctcatttctttttagtaccaaataatattccattgattGCATGTGCCACAAtgtatccattcacctactgaaggacgtCTTGGCTGCTTCCACGGCTTTGCAGTTACAGCTAAAGCCTCTGTAAACCCCacgtgcaggtttttgtgtgaacacacgttttcagctcatttgggtaaatactgaggagcagatcactaggtcatttggtaagagtatgtttagtttcacaagaaaatgccaaactgccttccaaagtggctttactattttgcattcccaccagcaacgaATGAGAACACCTGTTGTACTCATCCTTACCAGCACCTGGTGGTATCGGTGTTCTGGATTTTCCCATTCTAATACGTGTAGGGTGGGaccatgttttaattttctgttccctAATGGCATATGATGGGAGCATCTTTCCGTATTCTTATTTATTATCTCTGCATCATCTTTGGTGAGgcgtcttttgcccattttttattggGTTGTTCAATAGTGCTGAATTTAAGAGTTCTCTGTGTATTTGGGATAACAGTTCTTTACCAGATGtgccttttgcaaatattttctcccagtttgttcTAATTTTCTTGATGagtcttttgcagagcagaagtttttaattttaataaagtccagatcatcaattatttctttcatgggtTATGCCTTTTGTGTTATATCTGAAAAGCAGTCATGCAGCTGGGctccatggctcatacctgtaatcccagcactttggaagtctgcatgagccatgatcatgccatgaTCACACCCAAGGAGGGCTGCATCTCTGATGTTTTTCCTAGTTGGCTATTTTAGCAATGAATGAGCCATaagggttttgttgttttgagatgcaattttgctcttgtcacccaagctggagtgccgtgcctcaatcttggctcactgaaacctctggctcctgggttcaaagaattctcctgcctcagcctctcaagtagctgggattacaggtgctcacccccatccggctaatttttatatgtttagtagagacgaggtttcaccatgttggctaggctggtcttgaacttttgaccttaggagatccacctgcctcagcttcccaaagtgctgggcttacaggcatgagccaccacgcccggcccacatgGGCTTTGATCTGGTACTATTCCCTTTCCTCATTTCACCCTGAGGAACAAAGCAATGAAATGTTGCCTCTAGGATTATAGCAGCCAAGAAAAGACTGGAACTTCTCAATGGCTGAGCACGTACTATGCTCCCAGTACTGACCACTATCCATATGTTGCCTCATTTAATTGACACAGGGATCCCCTCAAGTAAGCAGTGGTGTTCTGGTTTTATAgtggaggacactgaggctcagtaAAGTTAAGGAACTTACTGAAGACAAAGAATTTTGCGGTCATATAAATTTGAGTCTACCTGACTCAAAGCTTAGGTTCTGAGCCCTTCACTCCACAGCCTGAGAAGTCAGGGATGCGCACAGAGGATGCTCGCTGCTTCCCAGCACCGCTTTGCTGGGCTTCTCCTTCACTCCGCAGCCTGAGCAGTCAGGGATGCACGCAGAGGGTGCTTGCTGCTTCCCAGCACCACTTTGCTGGGCTTCTCCTTCACTCTGCAGCCTGGGAAGTCAGGGATGCGCTCAGAGGATGCTCCCTGCTTCCCAGGACCGCTTTGCTGGGCATCTTCACTCCGCAGCCTGAGAAGTCAGGGATGCACGCAGAGGGCGCTCGCTGCTTCCCAGCACCGCTTTGCTGGGCTTCTCCTTCACTCTGCAGCCTGAGAAGTCAGGGGTGCACACAGAGGGTGCTCACTGCTCCCCAGTACCGCTTTGCTAGGCTTCTGGAGCCAGTGTTCTTTCCATTCCACTTTTTCTGCTCCGTGCACCCAGCACAGAGGTTTCTGTGCTGTATAAGGACAAGACCTTATACATCCTGCACATCTAAGAATTTGTAAATAGATGAGCTGTGCTTGATATGCACATCATTTGTGCCAAGGAGCCAACAGGAGTTTCATGTGCATCCTTGACTCAGTTGCCCAGAGGCACTTGTTTCAACCTCAGCACAGCCCCAGGCAGTGGCAGAAAGGCAAGCACACGTTTCCCTCACCTGCAATCCGTCCACCACCTGCAGGGAGGTGTGGCCTCCAGAGTGACAAATCTGGAGAGCACCAGCCTGACTTTTTGCCATGGCCATGTTTCCTAAGGGAGATGGAAGCCCTCCTCTTTCCCATTTGAAGTCACTGTCCTTTCAGGCGGGCAACTGTCTATCCACTTCCTCTTGCTTTTTGAGCCAAAATTTCTAGAACAGCCAACCAGTAGTAGTGCACTGGCATAGCAGCTGCACTGTGAGGCTGAATGCCCCTCACCAAAGCCAAGTCTCTGTGGCTTTCCATCTGCAGTGTGGAGTGTGTTCCCCGTGGGGCATGACCAGGGAACGTTAAAACACTGATCACTGCTACAGGCAAGACTTAGAGCCTCCTATGGCCATAGCTGAGAGTAAACTGATTTCCTGGCATACAGGAGGTTTGAGAGGAGGCGGGATCACGTTTTGATTGAGTCCTACTCTAAGTCAGGCATTGCACTAAAGACGGAACAGTTTTCCTTACTCGTCATTTCACAGTGATTCTAGTTAGTGTCTGGTACTTTATACACTGGAGGAAGAGAGGTCTGCTGGAGACTGATTGAAATATCCAGTTCCTAGAAGAATGTGATACTGTTGAGGGCAAACAGAAACCTCATCCCACCTGCTCAGAGGAGAAACTTGTCTGTTCTGCAGCCCTTGATAACAATCCTTGAAAAGGGAAAGACTGTTAGACTTCTCtgaattggccaggcgtggtggttcacacctgcaatcccagcactttgggaggccgaggtgcacgGACCatagggtcaggagttccagaccaacctggccaatatgatgaaaccctctccctactaaaaatacaaaaattagctgggcatggtggcgggcacctgtagttaTAGCCACTTGATAGTCCCTGGGAAGTGAGTCTGATGACATCCGCCTTCGTCTTCATTCCCTGGATTGCTTTAATAGTTATCTTGGGCTTCCAAACAAAGCACCACAAACTGGGCATCTTAGAATGGAAATGTGTtctctcacggttctggaggtcagacatctgaaatcagggtgtcagcagggccacgcTCCCTCTGAAAGCTCTAAGGAAGGACACTTCCtggcctcttcctagcttctggtggtttctgGGGTGTTCCCCTGGCTTGTAGACACATCGCCCTGATTTCTGCCTCTGTTGGTACACGgtcttctctgtgtgtctcttgACCTCTGTGTTCCTCTCATAAGGATGTAAGTCATGTTGGATTTAAGACCTACCTCCAATCCAGTATCATCCCATCTTAACTTATTGTATCTGCAAAAACCCCATTTACAAATAAGGTCACGTTCTGAAGTTCCAAgagaactgaatgaatgaattcattcgCTGAGTGGATTTTTGGAGGGCACGCTTCATCTCACCAGAATTCCCTTTAAAACACTTCATTTATGACTTCCCTGTTGGTTTCTCACTCAGATTCCTTTCTGGACAGATGCCAGCCCTGCCATTCCTGCTGATTCAGCTGCTCTACCCAGCAACCAAGAAACCAGCCCCGCCCAGCCCTTCCATCCTCCAAGCAGCACCGGCCAGCTGAGCAGGACACTAGAACATGGCAGCAGTGGCCCATGGGATGAGATGAGGCCTCAAAAATGGATGCATCTGGAGACCtgacctcctccttctctttgtaCTGGCCCAACTCCAAAGCCTCTGGTAAAACACAAAAGAGCACTTGGTGAAATTGAGCCCATTGATAGGAAAGACACATTCCTTTCCTGGCCAGAGAATTTTTTGATTCCTCTGATAGAACCTGGCTCACAAAAGATGAGGGGACAATATGTGGATCCGCCAGACAATGAGAACCAGCTCAGTGCTGGTTCCTCACAAGAGTCTTCTCCTAGTGCCCTACCTAGGGACCCACTCTGGGCGGGAGAGCAGGAGAAGTCAGGGACATTCTGAGGCCCTCCACAAGGAGGATGAGTGACCTCACATTTAAATGCTGCCTTCTCTTCATGCTACACCCTGTTAGGCCTAGAGTGTGAGTGTCCCGGAAGGCTCAGCTCAGATTTCCATGGGGAAGGTCTTCCTTAGGTCAAGAGCCACTGTAGGATGGGAAACTATTTCTACAGAGTCACCCACCCCTCCACACCCTTCCACTTGTTCCCACACACTGTGCATATAACCATGAGCCAGTCCTGCCCCTGTAAACATTGCTTTTGGATTTGGAGCCAGACATGCCGGCACCAGCAGCTAGAAGTGCAGCCGTTCAGAGGAACAGCTTGAAGCAGCTCCATTTCCGGGTCCCAGGTAGTGTAACAACAAGACACTTGAAATTCTCAGAGAAAAACCAGACCCCACGCAAAACCTCCCAGTGGGCGAAGCctcttctcagcctcctccctctgtgcatctttttccttccttggaGATTGTTCCCTTCTCCTGTCCCTGTTCAGATCCTGACACCTCCACAGGCTCTTCCGTGCTCCTCTTTGCCAAAGCTGGTTAAAGGAGAACATTCGCTGTCACTCATTGTTCACAGCCTGGTTTAGTTTCGAGTGCACTTACCTTGGTCTTTCTCTCAAAGGCTGCGGAGTCAGGGGCCATCACAGGGGAGAGGGAtgagggggagagggaggctcTCTGGGTTGTTATCCATGGCCAGGAGGCAGCCTTTCCCATTACTAGGTCAGCTCTGCCTAGAGGCCTTTAGCAGTTTCTCACCCAGTGTCTGCCTCCCTGAGATGTGCTTGGCAGTCTCTGTCTGGAAGGAGGCCTGTGATGTTTCCTCACAGGGGGCCCCTGTGTGGTTGAAAGTCCAGGACCTCTTTAAGTAAAGTTGCCTGGTGCTTTCTGAATGcccaggggagaggaggaagctgaCCGAAGGATGGAGATAGGTAGGGATCTCGCAGAGAGACGCCAGGTGGGCCTCACAGCTGCCCAGGGATGATCAGGCTTCCCTGCCTCACACCTCTCCTGTGTCTTGGTGGTTTGCAGTAGGGGCCAACCTGCTGGAAAAGAATCTTGCTGAGATCCAGAACCTACACCAGCGCCTGGAGGCATCCGTCACCGTCAATGACCACCTGAGGGAGAGGCTCGAGCATGTGCTCAGCCATGGTGACCAAGGGAAAGGTAGGAAggcagacattttattttctgttcacaTCTAGGGAGTCTCTAAAGGGCATATAGCTTCTAGGGGCAGAGTTTCACAGTTTTAAAGCATGTGGGGGTGCCTGATTTCACTTGTTCCTTACTGTCAGCCCagacagggaggcaggaagggtaCTACTGTTCCCACTGAGTGGTTTGCCCCAAGTAGGGATCGGTCTCCTTCTCAGGACTATGTGCAGTGATGCCATTCTTATACGTCCTTATACAGCCTGGTGCTGCTCTTGGGCTTGTGGCCTGACTGGCGAGTGGTAGCTCCAAGGTTTCCATGGTGCCCACTTCAGCAGAGTGAGGGTGACCTTCTGCTTTTATGCTGTGACTAGGTATCACCTGCCTCTTCTCTTGTGCTAATAACCCTTATTCCCACACTCTTCCCCCTGGATGCTCTCACTTGGAGGCCAATCCTTCCACACCCCTTCTTTTTCCGTGTTAAGGCCAGAAGAATGATGACCTCCCGCATCACAACAGAAGCCAGTTAGGGGAAAGACCCTGACCCGTACCTGAAGCCAGTGCACGTGAGAGTGTGTGGCCTGCTGTGGGTGCCCAGCACAACCTGAGCCTGAGCCGTATTGCACTGTTATCCCAGTGCATGGGGACGCCAGTTTCTGCTTGGCCGAGACTAAAACTTTAGTGGGTGCAGGAAAGTACATCTTTGAAAGTTTCTGTTCCCTAAATGTGTGACACAGCTGGGTTGTTTGTCTTCCCTGTGAAGTAGCTACCTCCATGTTTTATGGGGAGGACCTGTACTCCACATCCTACCTCTGCAACAGGAAAAGGACCTCAGGGAAACAAACTGGAATTTTCAGGCTCCCAGAAGGAAAAAAGCCAAAGCTGAGGTCACTTccatatttcttcctttctgcagCAATGCCCAGTTGCAGAAGCAAAGAGAAGTGGGCAGCACAAAAATTGACCAGATCCACACAGCCTAAAACGATAATCACGTATTCTCAATCTAGATGAGGCTGCTGCTTACAGGATCTCACCTACATGTTCGCAGACTCCTGGCTCCAGGGGTAAATAGTTCTGGAAAATCTACATGCAATGTACAAGTTCCTTTCCCAATCTGCAGATAATCAGAGAGCTACTGGGTGTCAACTAGAAAGCAGCTTGGTGTCcctcttcctgtctccctctttcCAGTTGAGTAGGGAATAGGAGGGGGAAGCATATAGTTTCCGTTTGGTAAAATCGGTGAATTCCCTCAATCCATCCAGACTTCATTGcagccctgcctctccctcctaGGACTGCACAGTCCGCTCTAGCCCCTCATTCGTACACTCAGAGTCACTCTTCTGGCTCTGGTGAGGATATCCTGTGACATGATGCCTAGAGGGCCTAGAATAATGCTCTCCAGAACTT
The DNA window shown above is from Callithrix jacchus isolate 240 chromosome 18, calJac240_pri, whole genome shotgun sequence and carries:
- the LOC100403921 gene encoding myomegalin-like isoform X2; amino-acid sequence: MDASGDLTSSFSLYWPNSKASVGANLLEKNLAEIQNLHQRLEASVTVNDHLRERLEHVLSHGDQGKGELHSRGCQNLLLNVNKDREAGSRYR
- the LOC100403921 gene encoding myomegalin-like isoform X1 translates to MPAPAARSAAVQRNSLKQLHFRVPVGANLLEKNLAEIQNLHQRLEASVTVNDHLRERLEHVLSHGDQGKGELHSRGCQNLLLNVNKDREAGSRYR